A genomic stretch from Xiphophorus maculatus strain JP 163 A chromosome 16, X_maculatus-5.0-male, whole genome shotgun sequence includes:
- the LOC102236656 gene encoding caspase recruitment domain-containing protein 10-like has product MSGDTDWPEGEGAPEEARPTPQWSEESCEELWERVEGVRHKLTRILNPAKLTPYLRQCKVIDEEDEDEVLNSTQYPLRISKAGRLLDILRVQGQRGLQAFMESLEFYHPEQYTQLTGKPPTHRCSLILDEEGPEGLTQFLLLEVRKLREQLRNSRMCERRLSQRCRMAEEERSRAEHKAQELRHDKLLLERLRQDWESASRELGKLKERHLEQAVKYSRALEEQSKASSRERELLRQVQELKSRLIEAEKRTENPGGPEINTTNGVLSNGINGSAPERQEEPPHLTDAQKAERKAVQTRNSDPSTGVIALMDILKQDRREATEQRQELCEIITRLQGELQAAEENRTKLEAQCEQLQLKVRTLQLDWETEQKRSLSYFNQTMELEKERDQALRSRDSLQLEYTDCLLDKNRLRKRIAELQVNLEQQQRELERERERCREQMQQTPCLNCSHLSLCSEDQCFGPCCSLDLDLSLQPVLRKTPPRGQNLENSEGSVYNSEENLLSSSKDSEKEINRLSTFPFPPCVNSINRRFNTEFDVESWGSDENDNIPGEQTEPSLWDSWTSLHSHLFPPDLVNLPPVPSHPSSPNVPRKPSSPCSPPSSPSTSPKLGRASLANDITIVGGNRTGIFVSHVKAGSPAEQCGLKEGFELLELDRVLFGGASVQLAQCTAEVAHFSLQCWAEPSSLKHQSNPEGYSKLRSELSSPSFAGADSFYARVNLNMEPHGDPPSLGVSCDDIIHVTDTRHNGRYQWRCSLVNRETAVPLQTGTMPNYNRAQQLLLIRLRKMSVQQKDFRKKMFVKKTSDRVRLVKAVDPNSRGSDSSKQIFYTLSKRHEDHLIPYSLVKPVKVQTKRPVIFSPSLLSRRLIERLLQPAESGLNFNTCPPEPIQASEQKDKRIFLLDSCSPEQALGIRLESIQDVISQGRHCLLELGLPSVEALLRQGIYPIVIHIRPKNKKHKKLRKFFPRCGEDSIMEEVCQAEELQLETLPLLYCTVEPSTWSSTEELLEALRNAVHRQQRAVAWVELDRLQ; this is encoded by the exons ATGAGCG GCGACACCGACTGGCCGGAGGGCGAGGGCGCCCCGGAGGAGGCCCGGCCCACCCCTCAGTGGTCGGAGGAGAGCTGCGAGGAGCTGTGGGAGCGCGTGGAGGGAGTGCGCCACAAGCTCACGCGCATCCTCAACCCGGCCAAGCTCACGCCGTACCTGCGGCAGTGCAAGGTCATCGACGAGGAGGACGAGGACGAGGTGCTCAACTCCACGCAGTATCCGCTGCGCATCAGCAAGGCCG GTCGATTGCTGGACATCCTGCGCGTTCAGGGCCAGAGGGGCCTCCAGGCCTTCATGGAGTCGCTGGAGTTTTACCACCCGGAGCAGTACACCCAGCTGACAGGAAAACCGCCGACACACCGATGCTCCCTCATACTCG ATGAGGAAGGTCCAGAGGGTTTGACTCAGTTCCTGCTGCTGGAGGTCCGCAAACTGAGGGAGCAGCTCCGAAACAGCCGCATGTGCGAGCGCCGCCTGTCGCAGCGATGTCGCATGGCGGAGGAGGAGCGCAGCCGAGCCGAGCACAAGGCGCAGGAGCTGCGGCAcgacaagctgctgctggaaag GCTGCGTCAGGACTGGGAGTCAGCCAGTCGGGAGCTGGGTAAGCTGAAGGAGCGACACCTGGAGCAGGCAGTGAAGTACTCCAGGGCCCTGGAGGAGCAGAGCAAGGCCTCCAGCAGAGAGAGGGAGCTGCTGAGGCAG GTGCAGGAGCTGAAGTCCAGACTGATCGAGGCagaaaaaaggacagaaaaccCGGGCGGCCCAGAGATTAACACAACAAACGGCGTCCTCTCCAACGGGATCAATGGCTCCGCACCAGAACGACAAGAGGAGCCGCCGCACCTCACTGATGCTCagaaagcagagagaaaggcAGTTCAGACAAGGAACTCAGATCCCTCCACTGGAGTCATT GCCCTGATGGATATCTTGAAGCAGGACCGCAGGGAGGCTACAGAGCAGAGACAGGAGCTCTGTGAGATCATCACCAGACTCCAGGGAGAGCTGCAGGCCGCCGAGGAGAACCGGACCAAG CTGGAGGCGCAGTGcgagcagctgcagctgaaggtgaGGACGCTCCAGCTGGACTGGGAGACGGAGCAGAAGAGAAGTCTGTCCTACTTCAACCAAACCATGGAACTGGAGAAGGAGAGAGACCAG GCTCTGCGCAGCCGAGACAGCCTGCAGCTGGAGTACACCGACTGCCTGCTGGATAAGAACCGGCTGCGCAAACGCATCGCAGAGCTGCAGGTCAacctggagcagcagcagagagagctGGAGAGGGAGCGAGAGCGCTGCCGGGAGCAGATGCAGCAGACTCCCTGTCTGAACTGC TCCCACTTGTCCCTGTGCAGCGAGGACCAGTGCTTCGGCCCCTGCTGCTCCCTGGACCTGGATCTAAGTCTGCAGCCCGTTCTAAGGAAG ACGCCCCCTAGAGGCCAGAACCTCGAGAACTCTGAGG GTTCAGTCTACAACTCGGAGGAGAATCTGCTGTCTTCA TCTAAAGATAGCGAGAAGGAGATAAACCGCCTGTCCACGTTCCCCTTCCCTCCGTGTGTGAACTCCATCAACAGGCGGTTTAACACGGA GTTTGATGTGGAGTCTTGGGGCAGCGACGAGAACGACAATATTCCAG GGGAACAGACTGAACCTTCTCTGTGGGATTCCTGGACCTCTTTGCACTCCCATCTCTTCCCCCCAGATTTGGTCAACCTGCCCCCAGTTCCTTCTCACCCCTCCAGCCCTAATGTTCCCAG GAAGCCATCTTCACCCTGCTCTCCACCTTCAAGCCCCTCCACCTCACCAAAGCTCGGAAGAGCCAGCCTTGCCAACGACATCACCATAGTTGGAGGGAATCGGACCGGGATCTTCGTGAGCCACGTGAAAGCCGGCTCTCCTGCCGAGCAGTGCGGGCTGAAGGAGGGATTTGAGCTGCTGGAG CTGGACCGGGTTCTGTTTGGCGGGGCAAGTGTGCAGCTGGCTCAGTGCACCGCTGAGGTGGCCCACTTTTCCTTGCAGTGTTGGGCCGAGCCCTCATCGCTCAAACACCAGAGCAACCCGGAGG GCTACTCCAAGCTCCGCTCAGAGCTTTCCTCGCCGTCCTTTGCGGGCGCCGACTCCTTCTATGCACGGGTCAATCTCAACATGGAGCCTCATGGCGATCCGCCTTCTCTGGGCGTGTCCTGCGATGACATCATACACGTCACAGACACGAGGCACAACGGGAGGTACCAGTGGCGCTGCTCGCTGGTGAACCGGGAAACGGCCGTACCCCTGCAGACGGGAACCATGCCCAACTACAACAG GGCACAACAGTTGTTGCTCATAAGGTTACGAAAAATGTCAGTGCAGCAGAAGGACTTCAGGAAGAAGATG tttgtaaagaaaacatctgaCCGAGTCCGACTGGTCAAGGCGGTGGATCCCAACTCTCGGGGTTCTGATTCCTCGAAGCAAATTTTTTACACTCTCAGCAAAC GTCATGAGGACCACCTGATCCCGTACAGTCTGGTGAAGCCGGTGAAGGTCCAGACTAAGCGGCCGGTCATCTTCTCGCCCTCCCTCCTGTCCCGCAGGCTGATCGAGAGGCTGCTGCAGCCGGCGGAGTCCGGTTTGAACTTCAACACCTGCCCACCTG AGCCCATTCAAGCGTCGGAACAAAAGGACAAAAGGATATTTCTGCTGGATTCCTGCAGCCCAGAGCAGGCTCTGGGAATACGGCTGGAATCAATACAGGATGTGATCAGtcag GGCAGGCATTGTCTGCTAGAGCTGGGGCTGCCCAGCGTCGAGGCTCTGCTGAGGCAGGGGATTTACCCCATTGTCATCCACATTCgccccaaaaacaaaaagcacaagaaGCTAAG GAAGTTTTTCCCGAGGTGCGGCGAGGACAGCATCATGGAGGAAGTGTGCCAGGCcgaggagctgcagctggaaaCGCTGCCGCTGCTTTACTGCACCGTGGAGCCGAGCACCTGGAGCAGCACCGAGGAGCTGCTGGAGGCCCTACGCAACGCCGTCCACAGGCAGCAGAGGGCGGTAGCATGGGTGGAACTTGACAGGCTGCAGTAG